A section of the Streptomyces sp. SLBN-118 genome encodes:
- a CDS encoding sacsin N-terminal ATP-binding-like domain-containing protein encodes MSVRTTEWADPFGTARLRRGVLDAWGASPARFREDANAEEDLALGGYRDRLVVELAQNAADAAARARVPGRLRLTLRPGTGDQPAVLAAANTGAPLDATGVESLSTLRASAKREGHESAVGRFGVGFAAVLAVSDEPAVVGRHGGVRWSLAEARGLAEQAAQASPGLGDELRRRDGQVPLLRLPLPAEGTAPEGYDTVVVLPLRDGAAVDLVERLLAGIDDALLLTLAGLSEIVVETPGGVRELRRSVNGAYVHIEDSAQGERRWRVVSHGGGVEPALLADRPVEERLRPYWTVTWAVPVDDKGAPARPRTAPVVHAPTPTDEPLGVPALLIASLPLDPTRRHPAPGPLTDFLVRKAADAYAELLGGWQPVSVGTIDLVPGPLGKGELDGRLRAEILELLPRTAFLEAAAPRDVSGEETGLPDREISEGLRPIEAEVLEGAGTDTVQVLAEVLPSLLPAGLERRVELRTLGVARVPLTEAIDRLAGLEREPGWWQRLYDSLAGVDPDRLSGLPVPLADGRTTIGPRQTLLPLAETPQQLARLGLKVVHPDAAHPLLEKLGALPATPRAVLTTPQVRAAVAGSLDAGEVWFDGDGDGAPLDADELAETVLALVRDAGLEPGDEPWLGALALPDEDGELSPAGELVLPGSPFASIMREDELALCDAELSERWGEQPLAACGVLANFALVRATDVVLDPDELEPREGDFAEPDDAGLLDAVDVWCEDVLDRLPDTPVPPVATEVIAVRDLDLVDDDCWPQALALLAQPPLRDALTQSVRILLPDGTTETVRPYTAWWLRDHPVLDGRRPAGLRAAGADPLLRGLYESVDTTGFEDAQVLQALGVRTSVAALLDEPGGAAELLGRLADPSRPVGAAQLHALYTALADLDPEQVTLPDELRAVVDGEVRVVDAADAVVADAPDLLPLTGGLPLLPVTPSRAAELAELFQVRRLSETVPAEVTTQGEEHEVPESVHVLLGASTPATYIEHDELIAGATELEWRRTPDGVIHASTLEGVAAGLAWSTGQWPRRFEVAALLEDASRTEELARDRWFD; translated from the coding sequence GTGAGCGTCAGGACGACCGAGTGGGCCGACCCGTTCGGGACGGCGCGGCTGCGGCGCGGGGTGCTCGACGCGTGGGGGGCCTCGCCCGCCCGCTTCCGGGAGGACGCCAACGCCGAGGAGGACCTGGCGCTCGGCGGCTACCGGGACCGTCTCGTCGTCGAGCTCGCCCAGAACGCCGCGGATGCCGCCGCCCGCGCCCGCGTGCCGGGCCGGCTGCGGCTCACGCTGCGGCCGGGCACGGGCGACCAGCCCGCCGTCCTCGCCGCCGCGAACACCGGCGCGCCGCTGGACGCGACCGGCGTCGAGTCACTGAGCACCCTGCGCGCCAGCGCCAAGCGTGAGGGCCACGAGTCCGCCGTCGGCCGCTTCGGCGTCGGCTTCGCGGCCGTCCTCGCGGTGAGCGACGAGCCCGCGGTCGTCGGACGTCACGGCGGCGTGCGCTGGTCCCTCGCGGAGGCCAGGGGCCTGGCCGAGCAGGCGGCCCAGGCGAGCCCCGGCCTCGGTGACGAGCTGCGCCGCCGTGACGGGCAGGTACCGCTGCTGCGGCTGCCGCTGCCCGCCGAGGGCACGGCCCCCGAGGGCTACGACACCGTGGTCGTCCTGCCGCTACGGGACGGCGCCGCGGTCGACCTGGTGGAGCGGCTGCTCGCCGGGATTGACGACGCGTTGCTGCTCACGCTGGCCGGGCTCAGTGAGATCGTCGTCGAAACCCCGGGCGGCGTACGGGAGTTGAGGCGCTCCGTAAACGGGGCGTACGTACACATCGAGGACAGCGCGCAGGGCGAACGGCGCTGGCGCGTCGTCAGCCACGGCGGCGGCGTCGAGCCCGCGCTGCTCGCGGACCGCCCGGTCGAGGAGCGGCTGCGGCCGTACTGGACCGTCACCTGGGCCGTGCCCGTGGACGACAAGGGCGCGCCTGCCCGGCCGCGTACCGCCCCCGTGGTGCACGCGCCCACGCCCACCGACGAACCTCTCGGCGTGCCCGCGCTGCTCATCGCGTCCCTCCCGCTGGACCCCACCCGCCGCCACCCGGCGCCCGGGCCCCTCACCGACTTCCTGGTGCGCAAGGCCGCGGACGCATACGCCGAACTCCTCGGCGGCTGGCAGCCGGTGAGCGTCGGCACCATCGACCTGGTGCCGGGCCCGCTCGGCAAGGGCGAGCTGGACGGCAGGCTGCGGGCGGAGATCCTTGAGCTGCTGCCGCGTACGGCGTTCCTGGAGGCGGCCGCCCCGCGGGACGTGTCCGGCGAGGAGACCGGTCTGCCGGACCGCGAGATCTCCGAGGGGCTGCGGCCGATCGAGGCGGAAGTCCTGGAAGGTGCGGGCACGGACACGGTCCAAGTGCTGGCAGAGGTGCTGCCGAGCCTGCTGCCCGCGGGTCTTGAGCGCCGCGTCGAGCTGCGGACGCTCGGTGTCGCGCGGGTGCCGCTGACCGAGGCGATCGACCGGCTCGCGGGCCTTGAGCGCGAGCCCGGCTGGTGGCAGCGGCTGTACGACAGCCTCGCCGGGGTCGACCCCGACCGGCTGTCCGGGCTTCCCGTGCCCCTCGCCGACGGCCGTACGACGATCGGGCCCCGCCAGACGCTGCTGCCGCTGGCCGAGACGCCGCAGCAGCTGGCCCGGCTCGGCCTGAAGGTCGTACACCCCGACGCCGCGCACCCGCTCCTGGAGAAGCTGGGCGCGCTGCCCGCGACACCGCGCGCCGTACTGACGACACCGCAGGTCCGCGCGGCGGTCGCGGGCTCGCTGGACGCGGGCGAGGTGTGGTTCGACGGCGACGGAGACGGCGCCCCGCTGGACGCGGACGAGCTCGCGGAGACGGTGCTCGCGCTCGTACGGGACGCGGGCCTCGAACCCGGGGACGAGCCGTGGCTGGGGGCGCTGGCCCTGCCCGACGAGGACGGCGAGCTGTCACCCGCCGGTGAACTGGTGCTGCCCGGCAGCCCGTTCGCATCGATCATGCGGGAGGACGAACTCGCGCTCTGCGACGCCGAGCTGTCCGAACGCTGGGGCGAGCAGCCGCTCGCCGCGTGCGGCGTCCTGGCGAACTTCGCCCTCGTACGGGCCACCGACGTCGTCCTGGACCCCGATGAACTGGAGCCCCGCGAGGGGGACTTCGCCGAGCCGGACGACGCAGGGCTGCTCGACGCGGTCGACGTGTGGTGCGAGGACGTCCTCGACCGGCTGCCGGACACGCCCGTGCCGCCGGTCGCCACCGAGGTCATCGCCGTCCGTGACCTGGACCTGGTCGACGACGACTGCTGGCCGCAGGCACTGGCACTGCTGGCGCAGCCGCCGCTGCGGGACGCGCTCACCCAGTCCGTACGGATTCTGCTGCCGGACGGCACGACGGAGACGGTCCGCCCGTACACGGCATGGTGGCTGCGGGACCATCCGGTCCTGGACGGCCGCCGCCCGGCGGGCCTGCGGGCGGCGGGCGCCGACCCCCTGCTGCGGGGCCTGTACGAGTCCGTCGACACCACCGGCTTCGAGGACGCCCAGGTCCTCCAGGCCCTCGGTGTCCGCACGTCGGTCGCCGCACTCCTCGACGAGCCGGGCGGCGCGGCCGAACTCCTCGGCCGCCTGGCCGACCCCTCCCGTCCGGTGGGGGCGGCCCAACTCCACGCCCTGTACACGGCACTGGCGGACCTCGACCCGGAGCAGGTCACCCTTCCCGACGAGCTGCGCGCGGTCGTCGACGGCGAGGTCCGCGTGGTCGACGCGGCTGACGCGGTGGTCGCCGACGCGCCGGACCTGCTCCCCCTGACCGGGGGCCTCCCGCTGCTCCCGGTGACGCCGTCGCGCGCCGCGGAACTGGCGGAACTGTTCCAGGTCCGCAGGCTGAGCGAGACGGTCCCGGCGGAGGTGACGACGCAGGGCGAGGAACACGAGGTCCCCGAGTCGGTCCACGTCCT
- a CDS encoding DUF3027 domain-containing protein, giving the protein MSAATTRSRTPDRLCAEAVDLARAAAEEAAAPGVVGEHVSLASEGDRVVTHFFECKEAGYRGWRWAVTVARASRAKIVTLDETVLLPGPDALLAPEWVPWSERLRPGDMGPGDLLPTEADDLRLEPGFSGEDSPPPNSAVSEEMAELVEAEDAEVTSGPPSSLPLAPSRGSISAVAEELGMRRARVLSRYGLHIAADRWDESFGAKTPMAQAAPAACVTCGFLVPIAGSLRQAFGVCANEFSPADGRVVSLAYGCGGHSEAAVMPKPPVPPPPVLDTMGADQFPLRPARDGGSVPEPDGASEDLGHS; this is encoded by the coding sequence GTGAGTGCTGCGACGACGCGAAGCCGTACCCCCGACCGTCTGTGCGCCGAGGCGGTAGACCTCGCCCGGGCGGCGGCCGAGGAGGCCGCGGCCCCGGGGGTGGTCGGCGAGCATGTGTCTCTCGCCTCGGAAGGAGACCGCGTCGTCACGCACTTCTTCGAGTGCAAGGAGGCCGGCTACCGGGGCTGGCGCTGGGCGGTGACCGTCGCCCGGGCTTCCCGCGCCAAGATCGTCACCCTCGACGAGACCGTCCTGCTGCCCGGACCCGACGCGCTGCTGGCGCCCGAGTGGGTGCCGTGGAGCGAGCGGCTGCGGCCCGGCGACATGGGCCCCGGGGATCTGCTGCCCACCGAGGCGGACGATCTGCGCCTGGAGCCCGGTTTCTCCGGCGAGGACTCGCCGCCGCCGAACTCCGCGGTGTCGGAGGAGATGGCCGAACTGGTCGAGGCGGAGGACGCGGAAGTCACCTCGGGCCCGCCGTCCTCGCTGCCGCTGGCCCCGTCCCGCGGCTCGATCTCGGCGGTCGCCGAGGAGCTCGGCATGCGCCGGGCCAGGGTGCTGTCCCGGTACGGGCTGCACATCGCCGCGGACCGCTGGGACGAGTCCTTCGGCGCGAAGACCCCGATGGCGCAGGCGGCCCCGGCGGCGTGCGTGACGTGCGGATTCCTGGTGCCGATCGCGGGCTCGCTGCGGCAGGCGTTCGGCGTGTGCGCGAACGAGTTCTCACCGGCGGACGGGCGGGTCGTCTCCCTGGCGTACGGCTGCGGAGGGCACTCCGAGGCGGCCGTGATGCCGAAGCCGCCGGTGCCGCCGCCGCCGGTGCTGGACACGATGGGCGCGGACCAGTTCCCGCTGCGCCCGGCACGAGACGGCGGCTCGGTGCCCGAACCGGACGGCGCGTCGGAGGACCTGGGCCACTCCTGA
- a CDS encoding MFS transporter, giving the protein MAAVRSSEGAGQLRRAGRAVGRALHFPFTGTARGIRKATHAHGAGESGLGKLIELHAVNGAGDVMITVALASTVFFSVPTDQARGRVALYLAVTMLPFTLLAPVIGPLLDRIPHGRRAAMAASMLARALLAVTMSGAVETGGLQLYPAALGVLVASKAYGVVRSAVVPRLLPPMFSLVKANSRVTLAGLLATGIAAPIGIGLQKIGPQWPLYGACALFLLGAYWAFTMPHKVDSAKGERKAHMLTHGEKKPSLRTVGPSVLHGLQANASLRALSGFLIFFLAFLLREHPLNGQSPAVSLGIVGVAAGVGNALGTAIGAWLKARGPEMIIATVQCLVLLAAISAALFFGAGMVAVLGATAGLCQALSKLSLDALIQRDVPEQVRPSAFARSETLLQMSWVAGGAIGISLPLIGTVGMWVAAGIVGLGLALSARGLLGAARRGDRPQASVV; this is encoded by the coding sequence GTGGCAGCCGTGAGGTCGTCCGAAGGAGCCGGGCAGCTCAGAAGAGCAGGCCGGGCGGTCGGACGTGCCCTGCACTTCCCCTTCACGGGCACGGCGCGCGGCATCCGCAAGGCGACGCACGCGCACGGCGCGGGCGAGTCGGGCCTCGGCAAACTGATCGAACTCCACGCCGTGAACGGCGCGGGAGATGTCATGATCACCGTCGCCCTCGCGTCGACGGTTTTCTTCTCCGTACCGACGGACCAGGCACGCGGCCGCGTCGCGCTCTACCTCGCCGTCACGATGCTGCCCTTCACCCTGCTGGCCCCCGTCATCGGACCACTTCTGGACCGCATCCCGCACGGCCGCCGAGCGGCCATGGCGGCCTCGATGCTGGCCCGTGCGCTGCTCGCCGTGACGATGTCCGGGGCGGTGGAGACGGGCGGCCTGCAGCTGTATCCGGCCGCGCTGGGCGTGCTCGTCGCATCGAAGGCGTACGGAGTGGTGCGCAGCGCGGTCGTGCCGCGGCTGCTGCCGCCGATGTTCTCGCTGGTGAAGGCGAACTCCCGGGTGACGCTGGCCGGGCTGCTGGCGACCGGGATCGCGGCGCCGATCGGTATCGGGCTGCAGAAGATCGGGCCCCAGTGGCCGCTGTACGGGGCGTGCGCGCTGTTCCTGCTGGGCGCGTACTGGGCGTTCACGATGCCGCACAAGGTCGACTCGGCGAAGGGCGAGCGCAAGGCGCACATGCTGACGCACGGCGAGAAGAAGCCGAGTCTGCGCACGGTCGGGCCGTCCGTACTGCACGGGCTGCAGGCCAACGCGTCCCTCCGCGCGCTGTCCGGCTTCCTGATCTTCTTCCTCGCCTTCCTGCTGCGGGAGCATCCGCTGAACGGGCAGAGTCCGGCGGTCTCACTCGGGATAGTCGGCGTCGCGGCGGGCGTGGGCAACGCGCTGGGCACGGCGATCGGGGCGTGGCTGAAGGCCCGCGGGCCGGAGATGATCATCGCGACGGTGCAGTGTCTGGTGCTGCTGGCCGCGATCAGCGCGGCGCTCTTCTTCGGCGCGGGCATGGTGGCCGTGCTCGGCGCGACGGCGGGTCTGTGCCAGGCGCTGTCGAAGCTGTCCCTGGACGCGCTGATCCAGCGGGACGTCCCGGAACAGGTCCGCCCGTCGGCCTTCGCACGCTCCGAGACGCTGCTCCAGATGTCCTGGGTGGCGGGAGGCGCGATCGGCATCTCGCTGCCGCTGATCGGGACGGTGGGGATGTGGGTGGCGGCGGGGATCGTCGGGCTGGGCCTGGCGTTGTCGGCGCGGGGGCTGCTGGGGGCGGCGCGGCGGGGGGACAGACCGCAGGCCTCTGTGGTGTAG
- a CDS encoding DUF2771 domain-containing protein has product MTVAFFSGKRRRAAAALGAVSAGLLVLSACDKPTPLATVTVGTDSVHSEAACYNDGKAIKESLLQGCLTEKPAKTIKVALDDKVRMGVDPEIADHGWTLLFGGQPVEQEPYKKGYRTIPGNAFFSSQTGEPTSKTAVSILETSGKKVIGIWHFQFEKES; this is encoded by the coding sequence ATGACCGTTGCGTTCTTCTCGGGCAAGCGCCGCCGGGCCGCTGCCGCTCTGGGTGCCGTCTCCGCCGGGCTCCTCGTCCTTTCCGCCTGCGACAAGCCGACCCCGCTCGCGACCGTGACGGTCGGGACGGACTCGGTCCACTCCGAGGCGGCCTGCTACAACGACGGCAAGGCGATCAAGGAATCGCTGTTGCAGGGCTGCCTCACCGAGAAGCCCGCCAAGACCATCAAGGTCGCCCTGGACGACAAGGTCCGCATGGGTGTCGACCCGGAGATCGCCGACCACGGCTGGACGCTGCTCTTCGGCGGCCAGCCCGTGGAGCAGGAGCCGTACAAGAAGGGCTACCGGACCATCCCGGGCAACGCCTTCTTCTCCTCGCAGACCGGTGAGCCGACCAGCAAGACCGCCGTCAGCATCCTGGAGACCAGCGGCAAGAAGGTCATCGGCATCTGGCACTTCCAGTTCGAGAAGGAGTCCTGA
- a CDS encoding futalosine hydrolase: MRVLVVTAVAAEAGSVTEGLTGIGTSPVVDVVTAGAGPAAAAATAATALALGSYDLVVSAGIGGGFQPHAPVGSVVVADAIIAADLGADTPDGFLPVDELGFGRSVHRPPPELSARVAKALDAVYAPVLTVSTVTGTAARAAELSGRHPRAAAEAMEGFGVAEAAAAHSVPVLEIRAISNPVGPRDRAAWRIGQALDSLRYAFQLLAPVLEETP, from the coding sequence GTGCGCGTACTGGTGGTGACCGCGGTGGCTGCGGAGGCCGGCTCCGTCACCGAGGGGCTCACCGGTATCGGCACGTCACCCGTCGTTGATGTGGTGACCGCCGGCGCCGGCCCCGCGGCCGCCGCCGCGACCGCCGCCACCGCGCTCGCCCTCGGTTCGTACGACCTCGTCGTGTCCGCCGGAATCGGCGGCGGTTTCCAGCCACACGCCCCCGTGGGCTCCGTCGTCGTCGCCGACGCGATCATCGCCGCCGATCTCGGCGCCGACACCCCCGACGGCTTTCTGCCCGTCGACGAACTCGGTTTCGGCCGCAGCGTCCATCGTCCGCCGCCCGAACTGTCCGCGCGTGTCGCCAAAGCCCTCGACGCCGTGTACGCGCCCGTCCTCACCGTCTCCACCGTCACCGGCACCGCCGCCCGCGCCGCCGAGCTGAGCGGCCGTCACCCACGGGCCGCCGCCGAGGCGATGGAGGGCTTCGGAGTGGCGGAGGCCGCCGCGGCCCACTCCGTACCGGTCCTGGAGATCCGCGCGATCTCCAACCCCGTCGGGCCGCGCGACCGTGCGGCCTGGCGCATCGGCCAGGCGCTGGACTCACTGCGGTACGCCTTCCAGCTGCTCGCCCCCGTCCTCGAGGAAACGCCGTGA
- a CDS encoding 1,4-dihydroxy-6-naphthoate synthase produces MTLQIAYSPCPNDTFVFDALAHGRVPGAPAVEVSFADIDITNAMAERGEFDVLKVSYAVLPWVLDDYALLPCGGALGRGCGPLVLTREPGTDLTGRTVAVPSERSTAYLLFRLWAADVLPGGVGEVVVMPFHEIMPAVREGKVDAGLVIHEARFTYQNYGLHCLADMGEHWESTTGLPIPLGAIIAKRSLGEATLKLLADSIRISVRMAWATPEVSLPYVLEHAQEMDPTVADQHIGLYVNEFTADLGDEGYAAVRGLLTRAAAEGLVPPLGRDALGFV; encoded by the coding sequence GTGACCTTGCAGATCGCGTACTCGCCGTGCCCGAACGACACCTTCGTCTTCGACGCCCTCGCGCACGGCCGGGTCCCCGGTGCGCCCGCCGTCGAGGTGAGTTTCGCGGACATCGACATCACCAACGCGATGGCTGAGCGCGGTGAGTTCGACGTGCTGAAGGTGTCGTACGCCGTTCTGCCCTGGGTGCTGGACGACTACGCGCTGCTGCCCTGCGGCGGCGCGCTCGGCCGCGGCTGCGGTCCGCTGGTCCTCACCCGGGAGCCCGGTACGGATCTGACGGGCCGGACCGTCGCCGTGCCGAGCGAGCGCTCGACCGCATATCTGCTGTTCCGGCTGTGGGCCGCGGACGTCCTGCCCGGAGGGGTCGGCGAGGTGGTCGTGATGCCGTTCCACGAGATCATGCCCGCCGTGCGGGAAGGCAAAGTCGACGCCGGACTCGTCATCCACGAGGCGCGGTTCACCTACCAGAACTACGGGCTGCACTGCCTGGCCGACATGGGCGAGCACTGGGAGTCCACGACCGGGCTGCCCATCCCACTCGGCGCGATCATCGCCAAGCGGTCGCTGGGCGAGGCGACGCTGAAGCTGCTCGCCGATTCCATCCGCATCTCGGTGCGTATGGCCTGGGCCACGCCGGAGGTCTCTCTGCCGTACGTACTGGAACACGCCCAGGAGATGGACCCCACCGTGGCCGACCAGCACATCGGGCTCTACGTCAATGAGTTCACGGCGGACCTGGGCGACGAGGGATATGCGGCGGTGCGCGGCCTGCTGACACGCGCCGCGGCCGAGGGGCTCGTACCGCCCCTCGGCCGCGATGCGCTCGGTTTCGTCTAG
- a CDS encoding cold-shock protein — MPTGKVKWFNSEKGFGFLSRDDGGDVFVHSSVLPAGVESLKPGQRVEFGVVAGQRGDQALSVTVLDPTPSVAAAQRRKPDELASIVQDLTTLLENITPMLERGRYPDKVHGAKIAGLLRAVADQLDV; from the coding sequence GTGCCTACCGGCAAGGTCAAGTGGTTCAACAGCGAGAAGGGCTTCGGCTTTCTCTCCCGCGACGACGGCGGCGACGTCTTCGTTCACTCCTCGGTGCTCCCCGCCGGGGTCGAGTCGCTCAAGCCCGGCCAGCGCGTCGAATTCGGCGTAGTGGCAGGCCAGCGCGGTGACCAGGCGCTTTCGGTGACGGTCCTCGACCCGACCCCGTCCGTGGCGGCGGCGCAGCGGCGCAAGCCCGACGAGCTGGCGTCCATCGTGCAGGACCTGACGACCCTGCTGGAGAACATCACGCCGATGCTGGAGCGCGGCCGGTACCCCGACAAGGTCCACGGCGCGAAGATCGCGGGCCTGCTGCGGGCGGTGGCCGACCAGTTGGACGTATAG
- a CDS encoding HAD family hydrolase, with amino-acid sequence MASHSATLPLTVGFDLDMTLIDSRPGIHAAYLALSAETGVWIDADLAVTRLGPPLEEELAHWFPGEDIQRMGDRYREIYPTYAITPTLALPGAREAVAAVQELGGRAIVVTAKHEPNAKLHLDHLRIAPDEVIGWLWAEAKAEALREHGASVYVGDHTGDIRGARAANALSVAVPTGPCDAAELRAAGADVIIDDLTAFPAWLRAYSQN; translated from the coding sequence ATGGCTTCGCACTCGGCAACGCTCCCGCTCACCGTCGGCTTCGACCTCGACATGACCCTCATCGACTCCCGGCCCGGCATCCACGCCGCCTACCTCGCGCTGTCCGCCGAGACCGGCGTGTGGATCGACGCCGACCTGGCCGTGACGAGGCTGGGGCCTCCTCTGGAGGAGGAGCTGGCGCACTGGTTCCCGGGCGAGGACATCCAGCGGATGGGCGACCGCTACCGCGAGATCTACCCCACGTACGCGATCACGCCGACGCTCGCCCTGCCCGGCGCCCGCGAGGCAGTCGCCGCCGTCCAGGAACTCGGCGGCCGGGCGATCGTCGTCACCGCCAAGCACGAGCCGAACGCCAAGCTGCACCTCGACCATCTCAGGATCGCCCCGGACGAGGTCATCGGCTGGCTGTGGGCGGAGGCCAAGGCGGAGGCGCTGCGCGAGCACGGCGCGAGCGTGTATGTCGGAGACCACACCGGGGACATACGGGGCGCGCGGGCGGCGAACGCGCTGTCGGTCGCGGTGCCGACGGGCCCGTGCGACGCGGCGGAGCTCCGCGCGGCCGGCGCGGACGTGATCATTGACGACCTCACCGCGTTCCCGGCCTGGCTGCGCGCGTACAGCCAGAACTAG